In Schizosaccharomyces osmophilus chromosome 2, complete sequence, the following proteins share a genomic window:
- the rep2 gene encoding MBF transcription factor activator Rep2, which translates to MALDEFFLSKQPVNDESVLPWLSPISEGISSPSFQNFDLPPSSACSFSLSSVTSGSDNTSIFDMDTNANDNSYALPKLLSNMKKETPLQTHDVPSKGSDVLTASLVIGKLGYAKLIHQHRKLSYSSQRKQDRGLMAMVLSRSEKQEERENHSSDARDAIKSALRKRLRRREGRVQKALKPAPILICSRCSATFDHQFALSLHENDCFNQTSFKLSDFFVNDLLGTSLFE; encoded by the coding sequence ATGGCTCTCGACGAGTTCTTTTTATCTAAACAGCCCGTGAATGATGAATCAGTTCTACCATGGTTATCCCCCATTTCTGAAGGAATAAGCAGCCCTtccttccaaaattttGACTTGCCTCCTTCCTCTGCGTGCTCTTTCTCATTATCTTCTGTAACTTCTGGCTCTGATAATACTTCCATATTTGATATGGACACGAACGCGAACGATAATTCTTATGCCTTGCCAAAATTGCTCTCaaacatgaaaaaagaaacaccTTTGCAAACCCACGATGTTCCTTCAAAAGGATCTGATGTCCTAACAGCTTCTCTTGTCATTGGAAAACTCGGGTACGCAAAGTTGATCCACCAACATCGTAAGCTTTCCTATTCCAGCCAACGTAAGCAAGATCGTGGCCTTATGGCAATGGTCTTATCAAGAtctgaaaagcaagaagaaCGAGAAAATCACTCTTCGGACGCCAGAGACGCTATCAAGAGTGCTCTTCGAAAGAGACTCCGCCGCCGAGAAGGACGGGTTCAGAAAGCCCTAAAACCTGCTCCTATCTTGATTTGCTCTAGATGCTCTGCTACTTTTGATCATCAATTCGCTCTTTCCTTGCACGAAAACGATTGTTTCAATCAAACCAGCTTCAAACTATCTGACTTCTTCGTAAACGACTTATTGGGAACTTcgctttttgaataa
- the rpl1701 gene encoding 60S ribosomal protein L17, whose product MARYSASPAVETKCARARGAYLRTHFKNTREVAFTINGMNLKKAFAFMDNVLDHKQAVPFRRFNGGVGRTAQGKEFGVTQARWPQKSVKVILDLLKNAEANAESKGLDMDKLAIKHIQVNAAPKQHRRTYRAYGRVTAYLSHPCHIEVIVAEEEDAVPKAQDKVARVSLKQGAKARNLAARKAITAA is encoded by the coding sequence ATGGCCCGCTATTCCGCTTCACCTGCTGTTGAGACCAAGTGCGCCAGAGCTCGTGGTGCTTACTTGAGAACTCACTTTAAGAATACTCGTGAAGTTGCCTTTACCATTAATGGCATGAACCTAAAGAAGGCCTTTGCTTTCATGGACAACGTCCTTGATCACAAGCAAGCTGTTCCCTTCCGTCGCTTCAACGGAGGTGTTGGCCGTACTGCTCAAGGCAAGGAATTCGGTGTCACTCAAGCTCGTTGGCCCCAAAAGTCTGTCAAGGTTATCCTTGACCTTTTGAAGAATGCCGAGGCTAACGCTGAGTCCAAGGGTTTGGATATGGACAAGTTGGCCATCAAGCACATTCAAGTCAACGCTGCCCCTAAGCAACACCGCCGTACCTACCGTGCTTATGGTCGTGTCACTGCCTACTTGTCTCATCCTTGCCACATTGAAGTTATTGTTGCTGAGGAAGAGGACGCTGTTCCTAAGGCTCAAGATAAGGTTGCCCGTGTTTCTTTGAAGCAAGGTGCTAAGGCTCGCAACTTGGCTGCTCGTAAGGCTATTACTGCTGcttaa
- the mrpl35 gene encoding mitochondrial ribosomal protein subunit L38: MQRVWTFKNAVPRVLPIRNVYKKAQDDAYRLATAVVEEYSGKKRKELKQALASSEGKETARVNMLRILSEINLPSVRSKFYDGEYDYSRPVFLHLLKQKWESHDKLLLLQRLEQMKVIKDLGLTSFQPTVDVHLKFSKQEATDVVPGSIIPAEQACSEPLLQVLPFNTEEHSYTIATLDLDVPNYETNQFQTSCLWLASNVPIKASDRSTIRPSNCLIPYSPPIVHKGEDKHRIVTLVLQQQSPLVELDLSKIQKENVNIRDICAQYSLTPVGSHLFRSQFDEGTEKFLSEHPNVDNYIPFEVKQDFP, from the coding sequence ATGCAGCGGGTTTGgacttttaaaaatgcaGTTCCAAGAGTTCTTCCTATAAGGAATGTCTATAAGAAAGCCCAAGATGATGCATATCGGCTCGCAACGGCAGTCGTTGAAGAATACTCTGGGAAAAAGCGTAAAGAATTAAAGCAAGCATTAGCTAGCTCCGAAGGCAAGGAAACTGCTCGTGTTAACATGCTAAGAATTCTATCCGAAATAAATCTTCCAAGTGTTCGATCCAAGTTTTATGATGGTGAATACGACTACTCACGTCCAGTGTTCCTTCACTTgttgaaacaaaagtggGAAAGCCATGACAAATTGCTACTTCTTCAAAGACTCGAGCAAATGAAGGTTATAAAGGATTTAGGACTTACATCGTTTCAGCCTACTGTAGACGTTCAtttgaagttttcaaaacagGAGGCAACCGATGTCGTCCCTGGTTCAATTATACCAGCTGAGCAAGCATGTTCTGAACCATTGCTCCAGGTTCTTCCATTCAATACCGAAGAACATAGTTACACCATAGCCACGCTAGACCTAGATGTGCCGAATTACGAAACCAACCAATTTCAGACATCCTGCTTATGGTTAGCTTCCAACGTACCTATCAAGGCTTCCGATCGTTCTACTATACGACCATCCAACTGTTTGATACCATATTCCCCTCCCATTGTGCACAAAGGAGAAGACAAGCATCGTATTGTGACTTTGGTTTTGCAACAACAAAGCCCATTAGTTGAGCTGGATTTAAGTAAgatacaaaaggaaaacgtGAACATCCGTGACATCTGCGCTCAATACTCCTTAACACCTGTTGGCTCCCACTTGTTTAGAAGCCAATTTGATGAGGGCACTGAAAAGTTCCTTTCGGAACATCCAAATGTGGATAAttatattccttttgaGGTAAAGCAAGATTTCCCCTAA
- the ceg1 gene encoding mRNA guanylyltransferase Ceg1: MPPSNVSDHEAPPIPGTLVSRERSQVIKSRLARLLGTNKAFPGSQPVSFAHKHLQTLKEKDYYVCEKSDGIRFLMYMTKDPSRPDRPTVYLIDRHPNYYHISNLIYPIPTDVSGKAMHTETVLDGELILERFPDGKKQLKFLVFDCLACDGKLYMNRPLDKRIGVFMVNIIIPLRQFMEKFPKSVSTFPFITEGKKMERSYGIEMLFRDIIPSLHHGNDGLIFTCVETPYITGTDHNLLKWKPKTINTLDFMLGLEFTEADEQGNVNFDSMPQFHLGVYHGRNSYSHFADMYVDEEEWEKLKSFNTPLQDRVIECSLDEENQWRFLRFRDDKSEANHISTVESVLKSIEDAVSEEDLLHEAYAIKHAYNQRHPKPPSNEKKRKAQEEPVQNEKVKSERKETVSDA; encoded by the coding sequence ATGCCGCCGTCAAATGTTTCAGATCATGAGGCACCTCCCATTCCAGGAACCTTGGTCTCTAGGGAACGGTCGCAGGTTATAAAAAGTCGATTGGCTAGACTTTTGGGAACCAATAAAGCCTTTCCAGGCTCTCAGCCTGTTTCGTTCGCTCATAAACATCTACAAACtctgaaagaaaaagattattATGTGTGCGAAAAGAGTGATGGTATCCGATTTTTGATGTACATGACCAAGGACCCTTCACGACCTGATAGACCGACTGTTTACTTAATAGACAGACACCCGAATTATTATCACATTTCGAATTTAATATACCCCATACCTACAGATGTATCCGGGAAAGCAATGCACACGGAAACCGTGTTGGATGGAGAGTTAATCTTAGAGCGATTTCCAGATGGGAAGAAGCAACTTAAGTTTCTCGTATTCGATTGTTTAGCTTGTGATGGAAAACTTTATATGAATCGTCCTTTGGATAAACGAATTGGGGTATTCATGGTAAACATCATTATTCCACTTCGGCAGTTCATGGAGAAATTCCCAAAATCAGTGAGTACGTTTCCCTTTATAACGGAGGGGAAGAAAATGGAGAGATCATATGGAATAGAAATGCTATTTCGGGATATCATTCCGAGCCTTCATCATGGAAATGATGGTCTCATTTTTACTTGTGTTGAAACACCCTACATCACAGGGACGGATCataatcttttgaaatggAAACCGAAGACCATTAATACTTTGGATTTTATGTTAGGGCTGGAATTCACCGAAGCTGATGAACAAGGGAATGTCAATTTTGACTCGATGCCTCAATTCCATCTGGGCGTTTACCATGGTCGGAATTCTTATTCGCATTTTGCAGATATGTATGTGGATGAGGAAGAATGGGAAAAGCTTAAAAGTTTTAATACGCCGCTTCAAGATCGGGTTATCGAATGCAGCTTGgatgaagaaaaccaaTGGAGATTTTTGAGGTTTCGGGATGACAAAAGTGAAGCCAATCATATATCTACAGTGGAAAGTGTTTTAAAGAGTATTGAAGATGCtgtttctgaagaagatcTTCTTCATGAAGCATATGCAATCAAACATGCGTATAATCAACGACATCCGAAACCACCGAGCAATGAGAAGAAACGGAAAGCGCAGGAGGAGCCTGTacagaatgaaaaagttaaatctgagagaaaagaaactgtTTCCGATGCTTAG
- the osh2 gene encoding sterol transfer protein Osh2, with translation MSEEATTAQHSRKASTSSSSSKNNKEIQTGLKQLQLLQAFQNGDIDELDALLQNHSREDCTFALFLCIQCANASMVKHILSVFDVDLNAYDKNQNTPLHLAAMAGRQDVVETLLLHPDINYNLLNGNNLKAWQVASSNTLADFMKGFCAMYTKETAREFKHAFEERNFDTLDYLMRHNEYNSAIDLNEIDVDTGQTYLHLATKAKDVELVSWLLNHNADPFRRDKFGKLPVDYTRDESLRSLFRNQTSETTSQPPSSVDPNISGYLKKWTNYKSGYKLRWFSLRNGVLSYYKNQDDASSACRGSINLSLARLVYDPKQPTIFQVIGRGSVRYSVKANSPVEAHRWIDAIAFAIEHDQENEKQKNSDAVSIGTYDIPVPTNQGMMFSSEHLPWNETDSYAGSDDEHEEDMPHRESYEFNMNIAKYKVDIMHSLINSAISHDKYKQDPALMQVFEGIEDAFSTLENNVIEILHLQHEAEIHYKRKLENATRINALWAENLKTVVEEQDQIEERYHRSENHRRRTKRALRKLASSIKNDKNNGQFNETASLSSTSLSSDFSEEDQENDRDTFFDANANQTPSRIQSPSKETPPAVGQYPFDDSPVPTAGQYPTDETSAPSGERYPPTETSVPPSERYPPAEEFAPPGGHDHPAKASAPSGERYPPAEEFAPPGGHDHPAKASAPSGERYPPAEEFAPPNEQDSRARASAPSGDHYPPTEDASSKMNEKPVFQGNSPGTEAPEHPPYSAPIGASGVAGDRKNNEKQAPTEEPKSDSRSLDLQKSFHGYEAPLRLDLGIKDDRPKISLWSILKGMIGKDMTKMALPVSFNEPTSLLQRVAEDMEYTDLLEIASQQKDPAWRALYVAAFAASEYASTINRVAKPFNPLLGETYELCRPDKGYRFLIEQVSHHPPIGAAYSESLNWKYYGESSVKSKFYGKSFDISPLGTWYLELKTPSGNVELFTWKKITSSVVGIISGSPTIDNYGQMMVQNHSSHVNCLLEFKPRGWRGTNAYEVKGSIQSSSDTPEYTVNGHWDDKIFAYNAGSNKTMLWQNHERPPRPFNLTPFAISLNALTDELKPWLPPTDTRWRPDQRAMEVGQYDFAADEKSRVEEKQRTKKKMRDLGQIEEWKPKWFSQQKHPVTGEEYWMFNGDYWNVREEAGKANLSGQSFEWPGADDIF, from the exons atgagTGAAGAAGCTACGACAGCTCAACACTCTAGAAAAGCTTCTACTTCTAGCTCGTCGtccaaaaataataaag aAATTCAAACAGGTTTGAAGCAACTCCAATTACTACAGG CCTTTCAAAATGGTGATATTGATGAGCTAGATGCTCTGCTACAAAACCATAGCCGGGAAGATTGCACTTTTGCTTTATTCCTCTGCATTCAATGCGCAAATGCTTCTATGGTAAAACATATTTTATCCGTTTTTGATGTTGATCTTAATGCATACgataaaaaccaaaatacG CCCCTACATTTAGCTGCTATGGCAGGCCGCCAGGACGTTGTGGAAACTCTATTATTACACCCTGACATAAATTATAATCTCCTAAATGGGAACAATTTAAAGGCCTGGCAGGTTGCCTCTTCTAATACTCTGGCGGATTTCATGAAAG GTTTCTGTGCAATGTATACCAAGGAAACGGCCCGCGAATTTAAGCATGCCTTTGAAGAACGAAATTTTGATACATTGGACTATTTGATGAGACATAATGAATACAACTCTGCCATCGATCTAAATGAAATCGATGTTGATACTGGACAAACCTATTTACATCTTGCAACAAAGGCTAAGGACGTGGAGCTCGTCAGTTGGTTACTCAACCATAATGCTGATCCTTTTCGCCGAGACAAGTTTGGGAAACTTCCTGTAGATTACACAAGGGACGAGAGCTTGCGTAGCCTATTTCGGAACCAGACTTCTGAAACAACTTCTCAACCGCCTTCTTCTGTTGACCCAAATATCTCTggttatttgaaaaaatggaCCAACTATAAGTCAGGCTATAAGCTGAGATGGTTTAGCCTACGTAATGGTGTGTTATCTTATTACAAGAACCAAGACGATGCTTCTTCTGCCTGTCGTGGATCTATCAATTTAAGTTTAGCTCGGCTAGTTTATGATCCCAAACAGCCTACTATTTTTCAGGTCATCGGAAGGGGTTCTGTTCGCTATAGTGTTAAGGCTAACTCACCTGTGGAAGCGCACCGATGGATCGATGCCATCGCGTTTGCTATTGAACACGACcaggaaaatgaaaaacaaaaaaattcagaTGCTGTGTCCATTGGTACTTACGATATTCCAGTACCAACGAACCAAGGTATGATGTTTAGCTCCGAACATTTGCCATGGAACGAAACCGATTCTTATGCTGGTTCGGATGATGAACACGAAGAAGATATGCCTCACCGAGAGAGTTATGAATTTAACATGAACATTGCCAAATACAAGGTGGACATTATGCATAGCCTGATTAATTCAGCGATTTCACACGATAAGTACAAACAAGACCCAGCTCTAATGCAGGTGTTTGAAGGAATCGAAGATGCCTTTAGTACTTTAGAGAATAATGTTATCGAGATTCTACATCTTCAGCATGAAGCAGAAATTCACTATAAACGAAAGCTAGAAAACGCTACCAGAATCAATGCTTTATGGGCtgaaaacttgaaaacaGTCGTTGAAGAACAAGACCAAATCGAAGAACGCTATCACAGGAGCGAAAATCACCGTAGACGTACTAAACGTGCGCTTCGTAAATTggcttcttcaataaaaaatgacaaaaaCAATGGCCAGTTTAACGAGACTGCATCTTTATCTTCAACTTCTTTATCAAGTGATTTTAGCGAAGAGGATCAAGAGAATGACAGGGACACCTTCTTCGATGCTAACGCTAATCAAACGCCCTCTCGTATTCAGTCTCCGTCCAAAGAGACTCCTCCGGCGGTTGGCCAGTATCCCTTTGACGATTCCCCTGTTCCTACAGCCGGTCAATATCCTACTGATGAAACATCTGCCCCATCTGGTGAACGCTATCCTCCCACTGAAACATCTGTTCCTCCTAGTGAACGCTATCCTCCCGCTGAAGAGTTTGCTCCTCCTGGTGGACATGATCACCCCGCTAAAGCATCTGCTCCTTCTGGTGAACGCTATCCTCCCGCTGAAGAGTTTGCTCCTCCTGGTGGACATGATCACCCCGCTAAAGCATCTGCTCCTTCTGGTGAACGCTATCCTCCCGCTGAAGAGTTTGCTCCTCCTAATGAACAAGATTCCCGGGCTAGAGCATCTGCTCCTTCTGGTGATCACTATCCTCCCACTGAAGATGCTTCATCCAAAATGAATGAGAAACCTGTCTTCCAGGGTAACTCGCCTGGCACAGAAGCTCCAGAACATCCTCCTTATTCTGCACCCATTGGTGCTAGTGGCGTTGCAGGCGATaggaaaaataatgaaaagcaagcaCCAACGGAGGAACCTAAATCAGATTCTCGTTCTTTGGATCTTCAAAAATCATTCCATGGTTATGAGGCACCTCTTCGATTGGATTTAGGGATAAAAGATGACCGTCCAAAAATTAGTCTTTGGAGTATTTTGAAGGGAATGATTGGTAAAGATATGACAAAGATGGCTTTACCCGTTAGTTTTAACGAGCCTACTAGCCTTTTACAACGTGTTGCGGAAGACATGGAATATACCGATTTGCTCGAGATTGCATCTCAACAAAAGGATCCAGCTTGGCGTGCTTTATATGTTGCTGCCTTTGCTGCTTCAGAATATGCAAGTACCATCAATCGTGTCGCAAAACCTTTTAATCCGTTGTTAGGTGAAACTTACGAATTATGCCGTCCTGATAAGGGATACCGCTTTCTAATCGAGCAAGTTAGTCATCATCCTCCTATTGGTGCTGCATACTCGGAATCTTTGAATTGGAAATACTACGGAGAATCAAGtgtaaaatcaaaattttatGGTAAAAGCTTTGATATATCTCCTCTTGGCACTTGGTATTTGGAACTTAAAACTCCTTCAGGAAATGTGGAACTATTTACATGGAAAAAGATTACATCTTCAGTAGTGGGAATTATTAGTGGAAGTCCTACTATAGATAACTATGGCCAGATGATGGTTCAGAATCATTCGAGTCATGTAAACTGTCTCTTGGAGTTCAAACCTCGCGGCTGGCGTGGCACTAATGCCTATGAAGTAAAAGGAAGTATTCAATCTTCAAGCGATACTCCTGAATACACTGTGAATGGCCATTGGGACGACAAAATATTTGCTTACAATGCTGGTAGTAACAAGACAATGCTATGGCAAAATCATGAGCGACCACCTCGTCCTTTTAACCTGACGCCGTTCGccatttctttgaatgCTTTAACTGACGAACTTAAACCATGGTTACCTCCTACGGATACTCGTTGGCGACCTGATCAGAGAGCAATGGAAGTAGGTCAATATGATTTTGCCGCTGACGAGAAAAGCAGGGTTGAAGAGAAGcaaagaaccaaaaagaaaatgcgTGATCTAGGACAAATAGAAGAATGGAAACCAAAATGGTTTTCACAACAGAAGCATCCCGTCACTGGTGAAGAATATTGGATGTTCAATGGTGATTATTGGAACGTAAGAGAGGAAGCTGGTAAAGCAAACCTCTCTGGTCAATCATTCGAATGGCCCGGCGCTGAcgatattttttga
- the rpl802 gene encoding 60S ribosomal protein L8/L2, giving the protein MGRVIRAQRKSGGIFQAHTRLRKGAAQLRTLDFAERHGYIRGVVQKIIHDPGRGAPLARVAFRNPYHYRTDVETFVATEGMYTGQFIYCGKNAALTVGNVLPVGEMPEGTIASNVEEKSGDRGALGRSSGNYVIIVGHDIDTGKTRVKLPSGSKKVVPSAARGVVGIIAGGGRVDKPLLKAGRAYHKYKVKRNCWPKTRGVAMNPVDHPHGGGNHQHVGHSTTVPRGSVPGQKAGLIAARRSGLLRGAAAVEN; this is encoded by the coding sequence ATGGGTCGCGTTATTAGAGCACAAAGAAAGAGCGGAGGAATTTTCCAAGCTCACACTCGCCTTCGTAAAGGAGCCGCTCAGCTCCGTACTTTGGACTTTGCTGAGCGTCACGGATACATTCGTGGTGTTGTTCAAAAGATCATTCATGACCCTGGTCGTGGTGCTCCTTTGGCTAGAGTTGCTTTCCGCAACCCTTACCACTACCGTACTGATGTTGAGACCTTCGTTGCTACTGAAGGTATGTACACTGGTCAATTCATCTACTGTGGTAAGAACGCTGCTTTAACCGTTGGTAATGTCTTGCCCGTTGGTGAGATGCCTGAAGGTACCATTGCCTCCAATGTCGAAGAAAAGTCTGGTGACCGTGGTGCTTTGGGACGTTCTTCCGGTAACTACGTTATCATTGTTGGCCACGACATTGACACTGGTAAGACCCGTGTAAAATTGCCCTCTGGTTCCAAGAAGGTTGTCCCTTCTGCCGCTCGTGGTGTCGTCGGCATCATTGCCGGTGGTGGTCGTGTCGACAAGCCCTTGCTTAAGGCTGGTCGTGCTTATCACAAGTACAAGGTCAAGCGCAACTGCTGGCCCAAGACTCGTGGTGTTGCTATGAATCCCGTCGATCACCCTCATGGTGGTGGTAACCATCAACACGTTGGTCACTCTACCACTGTTCCTCGTGGATCCGTTCCCGGTCAAAAGGCTGGTCTTATTGCTGCCCGCAGAAGTGGTCTCTTGCGTGGTGCTGCAGCTGTCGAAAACTAA
- the atf21 gene encoding DNA-binding transcription factor, Atf-CREB family Atf21 translates to MYLGFDNLGSESFHPTNSSVHHNNNQFPFHPSMSEPGPPDMTAKAPVVTGDLGMYDMNGISLQAMKAKEQFQMRTPNKYIPIVRDETLSSYQRSGMLSPGAKIPETVSLSDVSKAEHYGEATPLRSENVAPSMMGMSPSQMPLDPSLGLKSFQRAPSKAFSFDNGKNTPYQLIPDDSSHLEPYSVHSPSYHESASVQSSFSNPTTPQKQKALTPNSSDYGSPKQDLGSISETKRSSRMRHSITSLEGDGTGKRKRFLERNRIAASKCRQKKKLWTKDLENSARIACEQSKALRSLVAQLREEVLCLKNQLLAHQDCGCEGIRQYLSSEAMGIMSALQKH, encoded by the coding sequence ATGTATCTGGGCTTTGATAATTTGGGCAGTGAAAGTTTTCATCCAACGAATTCATCTGTCCATCATAACAATAATCAGTTCCCTTTTCATCCTTCCATGTCAGAACCAGGCCCGCCTGACATGACAGCGAAGGCTCCCGTTGTTACTGGTGATTTGGGGATGTACGATATGAATGGAATCTCGCTACAAGCCATGAAAGCGAAGGAACAATTCCAAATGAGAACACCAAACAAGTATATTCCTATTGTTCGTGATGAAACCTTATCCTCCTATCAACGCTCTGGTATGTTATCGCCAGGTGCAAAAATCCCCGAGACAGTTAGTCTTTCAGATGTCTCAAAAGCTGAACATTATGGAGAAGCAACCCCTTTACGATCTGAGAATGTCGCTCCTTCAATGATGGGCATGTCTCCCTCCCAAATGCCTTTGGATCCTTCACTTGGGTTAAAGAGTTTTCAGCGTGCCCCTTCCAAAGCCTTTTCATTCGACAATGGAAAAAACACTCCCTATCAACTAATTCCAGACGATTCTTCCCATTTAGAGCCCTACTCTGTACATTCTCCTAGCTATCATGAGTCTGCGTCTGTACAATCGTCTTTTTCCAATCCCACAACCcctcaaaagcaaaaggcTTTAACTCCTAATAGTTCAGATTATGGTTCACCTAAACAGGACCTAGGAAGCATTTCTGAGACGAAACGATCGTCTCGTATGCGCCATAGTATAACTTCTTTAGAAGGCGATGGTACTGGCAAGAGAAAGCggtttttggaaagaaatagGATTGCTGCATCTAAATGTagacagaaaaaaaagctttggACCAAAGACTTGGAAAACTCTGCTAGAATTGCCTGTGAGCAATCAAAAGCCCTGAGATCTTTGGTCGCTCAATTACGAGAAGAAGTTTTATGTTTGAAGAACCAATTGCTAGCCCATCAAGATTGTGGATGCGAAGGCATAAGACAGTATCTTTCTTCAGAGGCGATGGGCATCATGTCagctcttcaaaaacactGA